The proteins below come from a single Streptococcus porcinus genomic window:
- a CDS encoding ABC-F family ATP-binding cassette domain-containing protein: MIILQANKMERSFSGDVLFQNVSLQIDERDRIALVGPNGVGKSTLLKILVGEEAPTSGEMNKKKDLSLSYLAQDSRFESRHTIYQEMLAVFEDLRQDEARLRQMESQMGQLSGEALQKLMQDYDRLTESFRLRKGFSYESDIKAILNGFKFDQSMWDMPIAALSGGQNTRLALAKMLLEKPDLLVLDEPTNHLDIETIAWLENYLSNYQGALLIVSHDRYFLDKVATVTFDLQKNGLDRYVGNYSRFVDLKAAKLANQEKNYDKQQKEIAKLEEFVQKNIVRASTTKRAQARRKQLEKIDRLEKPSASTKTAQMTFHSEKPSGNQVLNVQQAAIGYHQQVLSEPIDFEVQKWDAIAIVGPNGIGKSTLIKSIVKQIPFIKGEIKYGANLEMGYYDQTQSRLTKTNSVLDELWNAFPTTPELEIRNRLGAFLFSGDDVKKSVSMLSGGERARLLLAKLSMENNNFLILDEPTNHLDIDSKEVLENALIDYDGTLLFVSHDRYFINRVASKVLEITETGSHLYLGDYDYYIEKKAELEELARLAQTTSEPATTDSSIPNTDYQKQKENQKEIRKLSRRLAEIEKRLEDIDAEIAVISEKMVATNDPGLLMDCQKELDQHELEQMTLMDEWEEIGTQLDL; this comes from the coding sequence ATGATTATTTTACAAGCAAATAAAATGGAACGTTCCTTTTCAGGAGATGTTTTATTTCAGAATGTTAGCCTCCAAATCGATGAACGTGACCGCATCGCCTTAGTTGGTCCAAATGGCGTTGGTAAGTCAACCTTATTGAAAATATTAGTGGGTGAAGAAGCTCCCACTAGTGGTGAGATGAATAAGAAAAAAGACTTAAGCCTATCATATCTGGCTCAGGATAGCCGTTTTGAGTCACGTCATACAATCTATCAGGAGATGTTAGCTGTTTTTGAGGATCTCCGCCAAGATGAAGCTCGCTTACGACAAATGGAAAGCCAAATGGGTCAGCTTAGTGGGGAAGCCTTGCAAAAACTCATGCAGGATTATGACCGTCTAACAGAATCCTTCCGTCTTCGTAAGGGCTTTAGCTATGAGTCGGATATTAAAGCTATTTTAAATGGCTTTAAATTTGACCAAAGCATGTGGGACATGCCCATAGCAGCTTTATCAGGTGGCCAAAATACCCGACTGGCCTTAGCAAAAATGCTCCTAGAAAAACCAGATTTATTAGTGCTAGATGAGCCCACCAACCATTTGGACATTGAAACCATCGCGTGGTTAGAAAACTACCTCTCCAATTATCAAGGTGCCCTCCTTATTGTCAGCCATGACCGTTACTTTTTAGACAAAGTGGCTACTGTCACATTTGATTTGCAAAAAAACGGCCTTGACCGCTACGTGGGGAACTATTCCCGGTTTGTTGACTTGAAGGCCGCAAAGTTAGCTAACCAAGAAAAAAACTATGACAAACAGCAAAAAGAAATTGCTAAGCTAGAAGAATTTGTGCAAAAAAACATCGTCAGAGCCTCAACCACCAAGCGCGCTCAAGCAAGGCGAAAACAGTTGGAGAAAATTGACCGCCTAGAAAAACCAAGTGCCAGCACCAAAACAGCTCAGATGACCTTTCACTCGGAAAAACCCTCAGGTAATCAGGTGCTGAATGTTCAGCAAGCTGCTATTGGTTACCATCAGCAGGTCTTATCTGAGCCGATTGATTTTGAAGTCCAAAAATGGGATGCTATTGCCATCGTTGGTCCAAATGGAATTGGCAAATCAACACTGATTAAATCTATAGTAAAGCAAATCCCTTTTATTAAAGGAGAGATTAAATATGGTGCTAACCTGGAGATGGGCTATTATGACCAGACTCAATCACGACTAACCAAAACCAACAGCGTCCTTGATGAACTTTGGAATGCTTTTCCAACCACCCCAGAGTTAGAGATTAGAAATCGCCTAGGGGCTTTCCTCTTTTCAGGAGATGATGTCAAAAAGTCGGTTAGCATGTTATCAGGAGGAGAACGGGCTCGCCTTTTACTAGCCAAGTTATCTATGGAAAATAACAATTTTCTCATCTTAGATGAGCCCACCAACCATCTAGACATTGATAGTAAAGAAGTTTTAGAGAATGCTCTCATTGACTATGATGGCACCCTCTTGTTTGTTAGTCATGACCGTTATTTTATTAATCGCGTTGCTAGCAAAGTTTTGGAAATTACAGAGACAGGATCTCATTTGTATTTGGGGGACTACGATTATTATATTGAGAAAAAGGCCGAGCTAGAAGAATTAGCACGTCTCGCTCAAACCACAAGTGAGCCTGCAACAACTGATTCATCTATTCCCAACACGGACTACCAAAAGCAAAAAGAAAACCAAAAAGAAATACGGAAATTAAGCAGACGCTTAGCTGAAATCGAAAAACGTTTGGAAGACATCGACGCTGAAATCGCCGTAATCTCTGAAAAAATGGTCGCAACAAATGACCCAGGTCTCTTAATGGACTGTCAAAAAGAGCTGGATCAGCATGAATTAGAACAGATGACCTTGATGGACGAGTGGGAGGAAATTGGTACACAGCTGGATCTCTAG
- a CDS encoding ribonuclease J: protein MSDIKIIALGGVREYGKNFYLVEINNSIFILDAGLKYPENEQLGVDLVIPNLDYLIENKDKVQGVFLSHGHADAIGALPYLLAEVPVPVFGSELTIELSKLFVKSNNATKKFNNFHIVDSETEIEFRDGLVSFFSTTHSIPETLGVVIGTDRGNIVYTGDFKFDQAAREGYQTDLARLAEIGKEGVLALLSASANATSVVQTASETEVGDEMNQVIGDAEGRVIIAAVASNLVRIQQVFDSAAASGRRVVLTGSDVENVVRTAIRLKKLTLIDEKLLIKPKDMSKYEDHELIVLEAGRMGEPIVSLQKMAIGRHRFVNIKKGDLVYIITTPNVAKEAMVARVENLIYKAGGSVNLITQNLRVSGHANGRDLQLMLNLIKPKYLFPIQGEYRDLAAHAELAEEIGLFPENIYIVKRGDIMVLNQEGFLHEGAIPASDVMIDGNAIGDVGNIVLRDRKVLSEDGIFIVVITVSKREKRIISKAKVNTRGFVYVKKSRDILRESAELVNTTVGNYLQQDNFDWGELKGSVRDELSKFLFEQTKRRPAILPVVMEVR from the coding sequence ATGAGTGATATAAAAATTATCGCCTTGGGAGGAGTTCGTGAATATGGAAAGAACTTCTACTTGGTAGAAATAAACAATTCGATATTTATCTTAGACGCTGGTTTAAAATACCCAGAGAACGAACAATTAGGAGTGGATCTTGTTATCCCTAATTTGGATTACCTTATTGAAAATAAAGATAAGGTACAAGGTGTATTCTTAAGCCACGGCCATGCCGATGCCATTGGAGCTTTGCCCTACCTATTAGCAGAAGTACCCGTACCTGTTTTTGGTTCTGAGCTCACCATAGAACTATCCAAGCTCTTTGTTAAAAGTAACAATGCAACTAAGAAATTTAACAATTTTCATATTGTTGATAGTGAAACAGAGATTGAATTCCGTGATGGTTTGGTTTCTTTCTTTAGCACTACCCACTCAATCCCAGAAACCTTGGGAGTAGTTATCGGCACCGACCGTGGAAATATTGTCTATACAGGTGATTTTAAATTTGACCAGGCGGCGCGTGAAGGTTACCAGACAGACCTAGCTCGTCTAGCTGAGATTGGTAAAGAAGGTGTTCTTGCTTTACTATCAGCTTCTGCCAATGCCACTTCAGTTGTGCAAACAGCCAGTGAAACTGAAGTTGGTGATGAGATGAACCAAGTTATAGGCGATGCAGAAGGTCGTGTGATTATTGCAGCCGTTGCTTCAAATTTAGTCCGCATTCAGCAGGTTTTTGACTCAGCAGCAGCTTCTGGCAGACGCGTGGTTCTGACTGGTAGTGATGTGGAAAATGTAGTGCGCACAGCTATCCGTCTGAAAAAATTAACGCTGATTGACGAAAAATTGTTAATCAAGCCAAAAGACATGTCTAAATATGAAGACCATGAACTCATTGTCCTTGAAGCAGGACGCATGGGCGAGCCAATTGTGAGCTTGCAAAAAATGGCAATAGGTCGTCACCGTTTTGTTAATATTAAAAAAGGTGATTTGGTCTATATCATCACTACACCAAATGTTGCTAAAGAAGCGATGGTTGCGCGTGTTGAAAACCTCATTTATAAAGCAGGGGGTTCAGTCAACCTCATTACTCAAAATTTACGAGTTTCAGGCCATGCTAATGGACGTGACTTGCAGTTAATGCTTAACTTAATCAAACCGAAATATTTGTTCCCGATTCAGGGTGAATACCGTGATTTAGCAGCCCATGCTGAGTTAGCAGAAGAGATTGGGCTTTTCCCAGAAAATATCTACATTGTTAAACGTGGTGATATCATGGTTCTCAACCAAGAGGGCTTCTTGCATGAAGGTGCGATTCCTGCTAGCGATGTCATGATTGACGGTAATGCCATCGGAGATGTCGGTAACATTGTTCTGCGTGACCGTAAAGTCTTATCAGAAGATGGGATCTTTATTGTTGTTATCACCGTTAGCAAGCGTGAAAAGAGAATCATTTCAAAAGCTAAGGTCAATACTCGTGGCTTTGTTTACGTTAAAAAGAGCCGTGATATTCTGCGAGAAAGTGCAGAATTGGTCAATACAACAGTGGGGAATTACCTGCAACAAGACAATTTTGATTGGGGCGAACTCAAAGGATCTGTCCGCGACGAGCTGTCTAAATTCTTGTTTGAACAAACCAAACGTCGTCCAGCTATTCTTCCAGTAGTCATGGAAGTCCGTTAA
- a CDS encoding matrixin family metalloprotease has product MKKFLKALFWLPLKILQVIWRIIWGFLQTIIILAILIFGLLYYANHSDSALANQISTVSDKIVRLYNVWNNTQTKVEKQVKQTLNADHLQHTHGVKWPDNQAKVYIKTTNPIFHNAYQAALNNWNSTGAFRFIVVDDSRKADIIADESNDKTANAAGLANVESQPLTQTITSVKMYLNAYYLLDDRYGYSSERIVHTAEHELGHAIGLEHTDDQVSVMQTAGSFYGIQAADVARVKNLYEKKN; this is encoded by the coding sequence ATGAAGAAATTCTTAAAAGCCTTATTCTGGTTGCCCTTAAAGATTCTCCAAGTGATTTGGCGGATTATTTGGGGCTTTCTACAAACAATTATCATTCTGGCTATTCTTATTTTTGGACTACTCTATTATGCTAATCACAGTGATTCAGCCTTAGCTAATCAGATTTCAACTGTCAGTGATAAAATTGTTAGACTATACAATGTTTGGAATAATACACAGACAAAAGTAGAGAAACAGGTTAAACAAACCTTAAATGCTGATCATCTCCAGCACACTCATGGGGTTAAGTGGCCTGATAACCAGGCGAAGGTCTATATCAAAACAACTAATCCTATTTTTCATAATGCTTATCAGGCTGCCTTAAATAATTGGAATAGTACCGGAGCTTTCCGCTTTATAGTGGTCGACGATAGTCGTAAAGCAGATATCATCGCTGATGAATCTAATGATAAAACAGCCAATGCAGCTGGTCTAGCCAACGTTGAGAGTCAGCCACTGACACAAACCATAACTAGTGTCAAAATGTATTTGAATGCCTATTACCTATTAGATGACCGGTATGGTTACAGTAGTGAGCGAATTGTACACACTGCTGAACATGAGTTGGGGCATGCTATCGGCTTAGAACATACTGATGATCAAGTCTCTGTTATGCAGACAGCAGGTTCCTTTTATGGCATTCAAGCAGCAGATGTAGCGCGTGTCAAAAATCTCTATGAGAAAAAGAATTAA
- a CDS encoding alpha/beta hydrolase, with the protein MATISIEYRSEVLEMERQVNVIYPDQSSLAIEEQGDTDIPVLYLLHGMGGNENSWQKRTDIERLLRHTNLIVVMPSTDLGWYTDTASGLSYYQAIASELPQVLRSFFPNMTQKREKTFIAGLSMGGYGAYKIALKTNRFSYAASFSGALTTPEAVFDKMDDNTVKYWRGVFGDLDASQIEQHQLRAMVPESDLQTHFYAWCGYEDFLFDANERAVAQLQELGLDISYKKDHGTHDWYYWNQQLEVLLEWLPIRYVKEERLS; encoded by the coding sequence ATGGCAACTATATCAATTGAATACCGTTCAGAAGTATTAGAGATGGAACGACAAGTAAATGTGATTTATCCAGACCAATCCTCACTAGCTATTGAGGAGCAAGGAGATACTGATATTCCTGTCTTATACCTTCTTCATGGAATGGGTGGAAATGAAAATTCTTGGCAAAAAAGAACCGACATTGAACGTCTGCTCAGACATACTAATCTGATTGTGGTCATGCCATCAACTGATTTGGGCTGGTATACAGATACTGCTTCTGGTCTCTCATATTATCAAGCGATAGCCAGCGAATTACCACAAGTTCTGCGCAGCTTTTTCCCTAATATGACCCAAAAACGTGAAAAAACCTTTATTGCAGGCCTTTCTATGGGAGGTTATGGTGCCTATAAGATAGCCTTAAAAACCAATCGTTTTTCTTACGCAGCTTCTTTTTCTGGAGCACTAACGACACCTGAGGCTGTTTTTGATAAGATGGATGATAATACTGTCAAATATTGGCGGGGCGTCTTTGGTGATTTGGATGCTAGTCAGATTGAGCAACACCAATTAAGAGCTATGGTTCCTGAATCAGATTTACAAACCCATTTCTATGCTTGGTGTGGTTATGAAGATTTCCTATTTGATGCTAATGAGAGAGCAGTTGCGCAATTACAAGAACTCGGACTTGATATTAGCTATAAAAAGGATCATGGTACCCATGATTGGTATTATTGGAACCAGCAACTAGAAGTGCTTTTGGAGTGGTTACCAATCCGTTATGTCAAAGAAGAGAGACTCTCATGA
- a CDS encoding ABC transporter ATP-binding protein produces MTKIIELIDASLTVNNGFDDHKTILDNVNLTIYEHDFITVLGGNGAGKSTLFNVIAGTLLLSKGQIKILGHDVTRMGAERRANYLARVFQDPKMGTAPRMTVAENLLIAEKRGDKRRLIKRSLQTRSSYFLELLAKTGNGLENHLETPTGLLSGGQRQALSLLMATLKRPDLLLLDEHTAALDPKTSLALMNLTDTFVREDHLTALMITHHMEDALTYGNRLIVMKDGKIIKDLDQKAKAELSIADYYQIFE; encoded by the coding sequence ATGACAAAAATTATTGAATTAATTGACGCTTCCCTAACTGTTAATAATGGTTTTGATGATCATAAAACCATTCTAGATAATGTTAACCTGACCATTTATGAGCATGATTTCATCACTGTTTTAGGGGGAAATGGTGCGGGTAAGTCAACCCTTTTTAACGTGATTGCGGGAACCCTGCTTTTGAGCAAAGGACAAATTAAAATCTTAGGACATGATGTAACGCGTATGGGAGCTGAGCGCCGGGCAAATTATTTGGCACGGGTTTTCCAAGATCCGAAAATGGGTACGGCACCTAGAATGACAGTAGCAGAGAATCTCCTAATTGCTGAGAAACGAGGCGATAAACGACGCCTGATAAAACGCTCCTTACAGACTAGAAGTAGCTATTTCTTGGAACTCCTAGCTAAGACTGGCAATGGCTTGGAAAATCACCTTGAAACACCAACAGGTTTACTTTCAGGTGGTCAGCGTCAGGCACTCAGCTTACTCATGGCCACACTCAAGCGTCCAGATTTACTACTCTTAGACGAGCACACAGCAGCCCTAGATCCCAAAACCAGTCTGGCTTTAATGAACTTGACCGATACTTTTGTCAGAGAGGACCATTTAACGGCTCTGATGATTACCCATCACATGGAAGACGCCTTGACTTATGGGAATCGACTAATTGTCATGAAAGATGGTAAAATCATCAAGGACTTGGATCAAAAAGCTAAAGCAGAACTCAGTATCGCCGATTACTACCAGATTTTTGAATAA
- a CDS encoding ABC transporter permease — MIISSVSQGLLWGILGLGIYLTFRILNFPDMTTEGSFPLGGAVTVTAMNMGVNPFLATFMGMVAGGLAGLITGLLYTKGRIPTILAGILVMTSCNSIMLMVMGRANLGLQEIKRIQDYLPFAPNLNQLIMGCLAVSLIIFLLIYFLYTDLGQAYIATGDNRDMAKSFGINTDRMELMGLVLSNALIGLSGALVSQQDGYADVSKGIGVIVIGLASIIIGEVLYSINLTLLERLIAILVGSVLYQFLISTVIALGFNTNYLKLFSALVLALCLTMPVLRKRFFKGVKVSR, encoded by the coding sequence ATGATTATTTCATCTGTTTCACAAGGTTTATTATGGGGGATTTTAGGTCTCGGGATATACCTCACTTTTAGAATTTTAAACTTTCCTGATATGACCACAGAAGGGTCCTTTCCTCTTGGTGGTGCAGTCACGGTGACTGCTATGAATATGGGGGTGAACCCTTTTTTAGCCACCTTTATGGGAATGGTTGCTGGTGGTTTAGCGGGCTTAATAACGGGACTTTTATATACAAAAGGTAGGATTCCGACCATTTTAGCAGGGATTCTAGTCATGACGTCTTGCAATTCAATTATGTTAATGGTTATGGGACGAGCTAATTTGGGACTCCAAGAGATCAAGCGTATCCAAGATTATTTGCCATTTGCACCCAACCTTAACCAATTAATCATGGGCTGTTTAGCAGTTTCTCTCATTATTTTCCTCTTGATTTATTTCCTCTATACTGATTTAGGGCAGGCTTATATCGCAACGGGAGATAACCGTGATATGGCTAAAAGCTTTGGGATTAATACCGATCGTATGGAATTAATGGGCTTAGTTCTTTCAAATGCTCTAATTGGTTTATCAGGAGCACTCGTTAGTCAGCAAGACGGCTACGCTGATGTTTCTAAGGGAATTGGTGTTATTGTTATTGGCCTTGCCAGTATCATTATCGGAGAAGTCTTGTACTCAATTAATCTGACTCTCTTGGAGCGTTTGATTGCTATTCTAGTTGGTTCTGTCCTGTATCAGTTTCTGATTTCAACGGTGATTGCTTTAGGGTTTAATACCAATTATTTGAAACTTTTCAGTGCACTTGTACTTGCTCTTTGTTTGACGATGCCAGTGCTGCGTAAGCGATTCTTTAAGGGGGTAAAAGTATCACGATGA
- the trpX gene encoding tryptophan ABC transporter substrate-binding protein: protein MKSKRLIASLITIVIMVLGSLVLDKGNHQRTFEDKSLIKVGILQLVTHEALNQIEKGIEDELHRQPVSGKKIEVTLMNAEGDQSKIQTMSHQLLTKDSDILVGIATPAAQGLAAATKEVPVVMSAVTDPVGAKLVKHLDKPEANVTGLSNRVPLKQTVTLIKELTPEVKRIAVLYASNEDNSLSQVRDFTAYAKSAGYQVFPYAVPSTNEVPSTMSIMTGKVDAIFLPQDNTIASAFSAVISASNAAKIPVYSSVDTMVEAGSIASVSQNQYQLGVETAKQIKALVAGKAVSQVPVKIVDNGKAVINQKVAHRLGIKIPESLAKTADILGKK from the coding sequence ATGAAAAGTAAACGGTTAATAGCAAGTCTGATAACCATCGTAATCATGGTTTTGGGATCGCTGGTTTTGGACAAAGGCAACCATCAAAGGACATTTGAGGATAAAAGTTTAATTAAGGTGGGTATCTTGCAGCTGGTAACGCATGAAGCTTTGAACCAAATTGAAAAGGGAATCGAAGACGAGTTGCACCGTCAACCAGTATCTGGTAAAAAAATTGAGGTCACACTTATGAACGCCGAAGGGGACCAGAGTAAGATCCAAACGATGAGCCATCAGTTGTTGACTAAGGACAGTGATATCCTAGTTGGTATCGCAACGCCAGCTGCTCAAGGACTAGCAGCGGCTACAAAAGAGGTCCCAGTGGTTATGTCTGCTGTTACTGACCCTGTGGGGGCCAAACTGGTCAAGCATTTGGATAAGCCAGAGGCTAATGTTACAGGCTTATCCAATCGAGTGCCCTTGAAACAAACGGTCACACTCATTAAAGAGCTGACACCAGAAGTAAAAAGAATTGCTGTTTTATATGCTAGTAATGAAGATAACTCCCTTTCCCAAGTAAGAGACTTCACCGCTTATGCTAAGTCAGCAGGCTATCAAGTTTTTCCCTATGCTGTTCCATCGACTAATGAAGTTCCCTCAACCATGTCAATTATGACTGGAAAAGTTGATGCTATCTTTTTACCTCAAGACAATACCATTGCTTCCGCTTTTTCGGCCGTTATTAGCGCTAGCAATGCAGCGAAAATACCAGTCTACTCTAGTGTGGATACCATGGTAGAGGCTGGCAGTATCGCCTCAGTTTCACAAAATCAATACCAACTAGGGGTAGAGACAGCAAAGCAAATCAAGGCTCTAGTAGCTGGCAAGGCAGTCAGTCAAGTTCCAGTCAAAATTGTAGATAATGGGAAAGCAGTCATTAACCAAAAAGTAGCTCATCGTTTGGGAATAAAGATCCCTGAAAGCTTAGCAAAGACTGCTGACATTCTTGGTAAGAAATAG